A single genomic interval of Flavihumibacter rivuli harbors:
- a CDS encoding amidohydrolase family protein, translating to MRKLFLSPPRRRIPAIIAGLLFASFVQAQPTFPVNDIADPKQATFAFTNANIVSNSQTTLTNATMVVKDGKILAVGTNVAVPKEAMVIDCKGKYIYPSFIDIYADYGMPAVERPRGGFNFLAPAQLTSNQKGAYGWNQALHADVDAVKMFAADEAKAKGMREAGFGAVLTHVRDGIARGTGTLVTLANAKENKLVIKEKAAAHFSFNKGTSTQSYPSSLMGSIALLRQTYLDAQWYKTNADKEGVNLTLKAWNETQALPQIFEANDKWNALRADKIGDEFGVQYVIKAGGNEYQRINEMAGTRATFILPLSYPQAMDVEDPNDARFVSLSDMKHWEMAPANAAFFEKANIPFCLTTADLKETKQFMANLRKAIEYGLSEARALDALTRTPATVLGVYNNVGSLEAGKLANFLVASGPIFNEKTVIYQNWVQGEKYAVNESAWDAVGGQYNLVVNLPKGKMNYNLDVKGNNSANILDKDTIATKFTYDGKMVRISFPESKQSKNTIRLSGVNNGDIWQGMAEDASGAKGYFTATLSRAADTKADSVRKKPVPAIGKVTYPFNGYGWEELPKQETYLIRNATVWTNEAEGKLEGADVLVKNGKIAAVGKGLTDAGAKVIDGTGKHLTAGVIDEHSHIAAASINEGGQSVTSEVRIADNLNPDDINIYRQLSGGVTSSHILHGSANTIGGQTQLIKLRWGANAEDLKFANWDPFIKFALGENVKRTAATSNNRFPDSRMGVEEVLVDAFTRARDYENTIKAASVTGDTKTKKGAATVNPWATVRRDLELDALVEILNKKRFITCHSYVQSEIVAAMRVGEKFGFTFNTFTHILEGYKVADKMKAHGANASTFSDWWNYKMEVVDAIPYNATIMNKVGLNVAINSDDAEMARRLNQEAAKSVKYGGMGEEDALKMVTLNPARMLHVDDRVGSIKVGKDADLVLWSDHPLSIYARAEKTMVDGIVYFDREKDKVLRAGITAERSRLIQKMAGEKKAGMPTVPATASMEIMHTCSEHNHKHGLLVIEAETINSNN from the coding sequence ATGAGAAAGCTATTCCTGTCGCCTCCCCGGCGCCGGATACCGGCTATTATTGCCGGTTTACTCTTTGCTTCTTTCGTTCAGGCACAACCGACATTCCCAGTTAATGACATTGCTGATCCAAAGCAGGCCACTTTTGCCTTCACCAATGCCAATATTGTAAGCAACAGCCAGACAACGTTGACCAACGCTACCATGGTGGTAAAGGACGGAAAGATCCTTGCTGTTGGCACCAATGTAGCTGTACCAAAAGAAGCAATGGTGATCGATTGCAAAGGAAAGTATATCTATCCTTCCTTTATTGATATCTATGCCGATTACGGCATGCCTGCTGTTGAGCGGCCTCGCGGCGGATTCAACTTCCTGGCACCTGCCCAGTTGACCAGTAACCAGAAAGGTGCTTATGGCTGGAACCAGGCCCTGCATGCCGATGTGGATGCGGTGAAAATGTTCGCGGCAGATGAAGCAAAGGCCAAAGGGATGCGCGAAGCTGGTTTCGGTGCAGTGCTTACCCATGTAAGGGATGGAATAGCCAGGGGCACCGGTACCTTGGTAACCCTTGCCAATGCTAAGGAAAATAAGCTGGTCATAAAGGAAAAGGCCGCTGCACATTTTTCATTCAATAAGGGCACTTCCACCCAGAGCTATCCCAGCAGTTTGATGGGTAGTATTGCCTTGTTGCGGCAGACCTACCTGGACGCGCAATGGTACAAGACCAATGCCGATAAGGAAGGCGTTAACCTTACGCTTAAGGCCTGGAATGAAACGCAGGCACTTCCCCAGATCTTCGAAGCCAATGATAAGTGGAATGCCCTTCGCGCTGATAAGATCGGTGATGAGTTTGGGGTGCAATATGTGATCAAGGCCGGCGGTAATGAGTATCAGCGCATCAATGAAATGGCTGGTACCAGGGCTACCTTCATCCTGCCCCTGAGCTATCCCCAGGCTATGGATGTAGAGGATCCCAATGATGCCCGTTTTGTTTCCTTGTCAGATATGAAGCATTGGGAGATGGCGCCAGCCAATGCCGCTTTCTTTGAGAAGGCCAATATCCCCTTCTGCCTGACCACCGCAGACCTTAAGGAAACCAAGCAGTTCATGGCCAATCTCCGCAAGGCCATTGAGTATGGACTGAGCGAGGCCAGGGCACTCGATGCATTGACCAGGACCCCGGCAACTGTTCTTGGTGTGTACAATAATGTAGGAAGCCTGGAAGCCGGCAAATTGGCCAATTTCCTGGTTGCCTCAGGACCTATCTTCAATGAAAAGACCGTTATCTACCAGAACTGGGTGCAGGGCGAAAAATATGCAGTGAATGAATCAGCCTGGGATGCAGTGGGTGGCCAGTATAACCTGGTGGTGAATTTGCCCAAGGGTAAGATGAACTATAACCTCGATGTTAAAGGAAACAATAGTGCCAATATCCTTGATAAGGATACCATTGCCACGAAGTTTACCTATGATGGCAAGATGGTCAGGATCAGTTTCCCGGAGTCAAAACAGTCAAAGAATACCATCCGATTGAGCGGGGTGAACAATGGCGATATCTGGCAGGGTATGGCTGAGGATGCATCAGGTGCTAAAGGTTATTTCACAGCAACCCTATCCAGGGCAGCAGACACCAAAGCAGATTCTGTAAGGAAGAAGCCTGTGCCTGCCATTGGAAAGGTGACTTACCCATTCAATGGATATGGATGGGAAGAATTGCCGAAGCAGGAGACCTACCTCATCAGGAATGCTACTGTTTGGACAAATGAAGCAGAAGGCAAACTGGAAGGTGCCGATGTGCTGGTAAAGAATGGAAAGATCGCTGCTGTAGGTAAGGGACTTACTGATGCCGGCGCTAAAGTGATCGATGGTACAGGTAAGCACCTGACAGCTGGTGTGATCGATGAGCATTCCCATATTGCCGCAGCCTCTATTAACGAGGGTGGCCAGTCCGTTACTTCAGAGGTAAGGATCGCAGATAACCTGAATCCCGATGATATCAATATCTATCGCCAGTTGAGTGGTGGCGTTACCTCTTCGCATATCCTTCACGGCTCTGCCAATACTATTGGTGGACAGACCCAGTTGATCAAGCTGCGCTGGGGTGCCAATGCCGAAGACCTGAAATTCGCCAATTGGGATCCGTTTATCAAGTTCGCCCTGGGTGAGAATGTTAAGCGAACTGCAGCTACTTCCAACAATCGCTTTCCCGATTCAAGAATGGGTGTGGAAGAAGTGTTGGTGGATGCGTTTACCCGTGCCCGTGATTATGAAAATACCATCAAGGCTGCCAGTGTTACCGGGGATACAAAAACGAAGAAGGGTGCAGCAACTGTTAATCCCTGGGCTACAGTAAGGAGGGACCTGGAGCTGGATGCCCTGGTAGAGATCCTGAATAAGAAGCGCTTCATTACCTGCCACTCTTATGTACAGAGCGAGATCGTGGCTGCCATGCGCGTAGGGGAGAAGTTTGGTTTTACTTTCAATACTTTCACCCATATCCTGGAAGGATACAAGGTTGCTGATAAGATGAAGGCACATGGCGCCAACGCATCTACCTTCAGTGATTGGTGGAATTACAAGATGGAAGTGGTAGACGCTATTCCTTACAATGCCACCATCATGAATAAGGTTGGATTGAATGTGGCTATCAATTCTGATGATGCTGAAATGGCCCGAAGGCTGAACCAGGAAGCGGCTAAGAGCGTGAAGTATGGAGGAATGGGTGAAGAAGATGCCTTGAAGATGGTTACCCTCAATCCTGCCAGGATGCTGCATGTTGATGACCGTGTAGGAAGCATTAAAGTGGGTAAGGATGCTGACCTGGTACTGTGGAGTGATCATCCGCTGAGCATCTATGCCAGGGCCGAGAAGACCATGGTTGATGGTATTGTCTATTTCGACCGCGAAAAGGATAAGGTATTGCGTGCCGGGATCACTGCTGAACGCAGCAGGCTGATCCAGAAAATGGCAGGCGAAAAGAAAGCTGGTATGCCTACTGTTCCGGCAACAGCAAGTATGGAGATCATGCATACCTGTTCCGAACATAACCACAAGCATGGCTTGCTGGTGATCGAGGCAGAGACTATTAACAGTAACAACTAA
- a CDS encoding amidohydrolase family protein: MKKQLFKILCGLMLAAPGFAQENVYPAKEYKGLLFLKNATVHVGNGEVLEGMTIKVSNGKIEQIAKDLAIPMDDVKVFDVKGKHVYPGLILSNSLLGLVEVNSVRATVDHTEIGEINPSIRSIVAYNTDSKVINTLKSNGILLANIIPQGGLVSGSSTVVQLDAWNWEDAAYKMDNAIQFRMPSLINRPNPFAEFLGIAQPAGDPVKRGLEQVEKVKAFFREAQAYAKEPVHAAVNLKYEAVKGLFNKTQKLFVHCDIVKEMLVAVDFAKEFGMDVVIVGGSESFQIADLLKANNIPVILSQMHSLPTMTDDDVDQPYKTAAALQKAGVLFAINDEDGQTRGRNLPFNAGTAVAYGLTKEQALQAITLNAAKILGIADRTGSIEVGKDANLVVSEGDILDMRTSIITHAFIQGRVLDLTDKHKQLNERYKQKYNIK, translated from the coding sequence ATGAAAAAGCAATTATTCAAGATACTTTGCGGTTTGATGTTGGCAGCTCCGGGTTTTGCCCAGGAGAATGTATATCCCGCAAAAGAGTACAAAGGTTTATTGTTCCTGAAGAACGCCACCGTGCATGTTGGCAATGGTGAAGTGCTGGAAGGAATGACCATTAAAGTTAGCAATGGCAAGATCGAACAGATCGCCAAAGACCTGGCAATACCCATGGATGACGTGAAGGTTTTCGATGTGAAGGGTAAGCATGTTTATCCAGGCCTGATCCTTTCCAATTCACTGCTTGGGTTGGTTGAAGTGAACAGTGTTAGAGCAACCGTTGACCATACGGAAATCGGGGAAATCAACCCATCGATCCGTTCCATCGTTGCCTATAATACGGACTCCAAAGTGATCAATACCCTGAAGAGCAATGGAATCCTGTTGGCGAATATCATTCCCCAGGGAGGCCTGGTATCCGGTTCTTCCACAGTTGTTCAGCTGGATGCCTGGAATTGGGAAGATGCTGCCTACAAGATGGATAATGCCATCCAGTTCCGTATGCCCAGCCTTATCAATCGTCCTAACCCCTTTGCAGAATTCCTGGGAATTGCCCAGCCAGCCGGCGATCCAGTGAAAAGGGGATTGGAGCAGGTGGAAAAGGTGAAGGCCTTTTTCCGTGAAGCGCAGGCTTATGCCAAGGAACCTGTTCATGCTGCCGTTAACCTGAAGTATGAAGCGGTAAAGGGGCTTTTCAATAAGACCCAGAAGCTCTTTGTGCATTGCGATATTGTCAAGGAGATGTTGGTGGCGGTGGACTTCGCCAAGGAGTTTGGAATGGATGTGGTTATTGTTGGTGGTAGTGAAAGCTTCCAGATAGCGGACCTGCTGAAGGCAAATAATATCCCGGTCATTTTATCCCAAATGCATAGCCTGCCTACCATGACCGATGATGATGTTGACCAGCCTTATAAAACAGCAGCTGCTTTGCAAAAGGCCGGTGTGTTGTTCGCCATCAATGATGAAGATGGCCAGACCCGTGGCCGCAACCTTCCTTTTAATGCCGGTACAGCAGTTGCTTACGGCCTTACCAAGGAACAGGCGCTGCAAGCCATCACCCTGAATGCTGCGAAGATCCTGGGTATCGCAGACAGGACGGGCTCCATCGAAGTAGGTAAGGATGCTAACCTTGTGGTTAGTGAAGGTGATATCCTGGACATGCGTACCAGTATTATCACCCATGCTTTCATCCAGGGAAGGGTGCTTGACCTGACCGACAAGCACAAACAGTTGAACGAGCGTTACAAGCAGAAGTATAATATCAAATGA
- a CDS encoding heparan-alpha-glucosaminide N-acetyltransferase domain-containing protein, which yields MKNSPLRLHSIDVLRALIMLLMIFVNDLWSLKDIPNWLEHVSADADGMGLADIVFPAFLFIVGMSMPFAINNRKKKGDPDSAILLHIFTRSFALLVMGVFLVNGEYLNEEVCLINRPIWNVACCLSFILIWNVYPDHVPVKLQWALKLVGITVLVTLAYFYLGGDTGSPQRFNTWWWGILGLIGWAYLVAAVLVLYAKGRIGVMVMAFLVCLVLSSISHLGLVPEDSLLLKLIGPFANGAHPALTLAGVILSSLFWDLIFREQPQWMKFTYASVAIAVVLLVSGLVTRPLWGISKIRATPSWVLVCSAIVVVLFLVVAWLVDRMGKQYWFKPISAGGSDTLLCYLLPYFAYAMIPLFPFSLPDPFLTGILGLAKSFLFSLLIIQVAGWLSKQSVKLKL from the coding sequence ATGAAAAACTCCCCCCTAAGGCTCCATTCCATTGATGTGCTTCGGGCGCTCATCATGTTGTTGATGATCTTTGTTAATGACCTTTGGTCCCTGAAAGATATCCCGAATTGGCTTGAACATGTTTCGGCCGATGCTGATGGGATGGGACTGGCAGATATTGTATTCCCTGCCTTTCTATTCATAGTAGGGATGTCCATGCCTTTCGCTATCAATAACAGGAAAAAGAAAGGCGATCCCGATTCGGCAATTCTTCTCCATATTTTCACCAGGTCATTTGCATTACTGGTAATGGGTGTGTTCCTGGTGAACGGCGAGTACCTAAATGAGGAGGTCTGCCTGATCAACAGGCCGATATGGAATGTAGCTTGCTGCCTGTCATTTATCCTGATATGGAATGTGTATCCTGACCATGTGCCGGTAAAACTGCAATGGGCCTTGAAGTTGGTTGGCATTACCGTTCTGGTGACCTTGGCTTACTTCTACCTGGGTGGGGATACCGGTAGCCCCCAGCGGTTCAATACCTGGTGGTGGGGTATTCTTGGTCTGATTGGCTGGGCCTACCTGGTTGCTGCGGTGCTGGTTCTTTATGCAAAGGGCAGGATTGGGGTCATGGTCATGGCATTCCTAGTATGCTTGGTATTGAGCAGCATCAGTCATTTGGGACTAGTGCCTGAGGATAGCCTTCTGCTCAAATTGATCGGTCCATTTGCAAATGGGGCACATCCTGCGCTTACGCTTGCGGGTGTTATTCTTTCTAGCTTATTCTGGGACCTGATCTTCAGGGAACAACCCCAGTGGATGAAGTTCACCTACGCCTCTGTTGCGATAGCTGTTGTTCTACTGGTTAGTGGATTGGTTACACGTCCGTTATGGGGTATCTCAAAGATCAGGGCTACGCCAAGTTGGGTGCTGGTTTGTAGTGCGATTGTGGTAGTACTTTTCCTTGTCGTGGCCTGGTTGGTAGATAGGATGGGTAAGCAATACTGGTTTAAGCCTATTTCGGCAGGAGGATCTGATACATTGCTTTGCTACCTCCTTCCTTATTTTGCTTATGCTATGATCCCTTTGTTCCCCTTTAGCCTGCCGGATCCTTTCCTGACGGGCATATTGGGATTGGCGAAGTCTTTCCTGTTTTCCTTGTTAATAATCCAGGTAGCGGGTTGGTTAAGTAAGCAGTCTGTTAAGCTCAAACTTTGA
- the secA gene encoding preprotein translocase subunit SecA, translated as MLGFIQKLFGGSKSEKDVKSILPIVAKINEHFAAYQSLSNDALRAKTQEFRQRIQNHISAINAEIAKLNESAEQLPFSDFSGKEAIYEEVDKLRKKRNEQIEEVLREIAPEAFAVVKETARRFKENSIVSATATELDRQLAVTKNYITIEGDQSKFSNTWTAAGGTVTWNMVHYDVQLIGGYVLHQGKISEMATGEGKTLVSTLPAYLNALADEGVHIVTVNDYLARRDSEWNGPIFEWLGLTVDCIDKHQPNSEERRKAYQANITYGTNNEFGFDYLRDNMVHSPEEMVQRKHHFAMVDEVDSVLIDDARTPLIISGPVPRGDEQQYHLLKPRILQLVEAQKQVVNKFLNEAKKKIADGNDDPKDGGLSLMRAFRGLPKSSALIKFLSEPGIRVKLQKAENYYLADQQKEMPKVDQELFFYIDEKNNSVDLTDKGIQMITRSGEDPDFFVLPDISVKLGEIENSDASAEEKLHRKEALLNEYTMKADRIHTVHQLLKAYTLFDKDVEYVVMDGQVKIVDEQTGRILDGRRYSDGLHQAIEAKENVKIEAATQTYATITLQNYFRMYHKLGGMTGTAETEAAELWDIYKLDVVTIPTNVPITRKDTQDLVYKTKREKYAAVIEEIEKLRNAGRPVLVGTTSVEVSELLSRMLQVKKIPHNVLNAKQHAREAQVVAEAGMAGAVTIATNMAGRGTDIKLGPGVKDAGGLAIIGTERHESRRVDRQLRGRAGRQGDPGTSQFYVSMEDDLMRMFGSDRIASLMDKMGYKEGEVIQHSMITRSIERAQKKVEENNFGIRKRLLEYDDVMNKQRNVVYKKRQHALFGERLALDLDTAFYVVAESLVTSFREQEDYDGFKLSCIVNFGIDTAITADEFKSGNNQGLAEKLYQEATINYQRKMDNLRAQAVPVFQNIRETQGAHIENVVVPFTDGRKGINVLSNMEKTLQSDGRELVNAVERTITLALIDDSWKEHLRSMDDLKQSVQTAYLEQKDPLVIYKVEAFELFRKMDTEVNREIVSFLCHAGIPMEQQQPAEIIREGHEEKTDMSRLQANKEEVEARGEDYAANENDYYDPSGPTIQEPIRVGPKIGRNDPCPCGSGKKYKNCHGQGLQ; from the coding sequence ATGTTAGGTTTCATCCAGAAGTTATTCGGCGGAAGCAAGTCGGAAAAAGACGTGAAGAGCATCCTGCCGATTGTAGCCAAAATAAACGAGCATTTTGCCGCTTACCAATCCTTATCCAATGATGCACTCAGGGCAAAAACCCAGGAATTCAGGCAAAGGATCCAGAACCATATTTCAGCTATCAATGCCGAGATCGCAAAGCTGAATGAATCGGCAGAGCAACTGCCTTTCAGCGACTTTTCCGGTAAGGAAGCCATTTATGAGGAAGTTGACAAGCTCAGGAAGAAAAGGAATGAGCAGATTGAGGAAGTGCTGAGGGAAATAGCACCCGAGGCATTTGCTGTGGTGAAGGAAACGGCCCGCAGGTTCAAGGAAAACAGCATTGTTTCAGCTACCGCTACAGAACTTGACCGCCAACTGGCTGTCACCAAGAATTATATTACCATTGAAGGCGACCAGTCAAAGTTCAGCAATACCTGGACAGCGGCAGGTGGTACTGTAACCTGGAACATGGTCCATTATGATGTACAGCTAATCGGTGGTTATGTGCTGCACCAGGGTAAGATCTCTGAAATGGCTACGGGTGAAGGTAAAACACTGGTATCCACCCTTCCTGCCTACCTCAATGCATTGGCCGACGAAGGGGTTCACATCGTAACTGTTAACGACTACCTCGCCCGTCGTGACTCTGAATGGAATGGCCCCATCTTTGAATGGCTGGGCCTGACCGTTGACTGTATCGACAAGCACCAACCCAACAGCGAAGAGCGTCGCAAGGCATACCAGGCGAATATCACCTACGGAACCAATAATGAATTCGGCTTCGATTACCTGCGCGATAACATGGTGCATAGTCCCGAAGAAATGGTTCAGCGCAAGCATCATTTTGCCATGGTGGATGAGGTAGACTCCGTATTGATCGATGATGCCCGTACGCCGCTCATCATTTCAGGTCCCGTTCCCCGTGGTGATGAACAACAATACCACTTGTTGAAACCCCGTATCCTGCAACTGGTGGAAGCCCAGAAGCAGGTTGTCAACAAGTTCCTGAATGAGGCCAAGAAAAAGATCGCTGATGGCAATGATGATCCCAAGGATGGAGGTCTTTCATTGATGCGCGCTTTCCGTGGCTTACCCAAGAGCAGCGCCCTGATCAAATTCCTGAGTGAGCCCGGCATCAGGGTAAAACTCCAAAAAGCAGAAAACTACTACCTGGCCGACCAGCAGAAAGAAATGCCTAAGGTTGACCAGGAACTGTTCTTCTATATTGATGAAAAGAACAATTCAGTTGACCTTACGGACAAGGGAATCCAGATGATCACCCGTTCCGGAGAAGATCCTGATTTCTTTGTTTTGCCTGACATCAGCGTTAAGCTGGGAGAGATCGAAAACAGCGATGCTTCTGCGGAAGAAAAACTGCACCGGAAAGAGGCCCTGCTGAATGAATACACCATGAAGGCAGACCGCATCCATACTGTTCACCAATTGCTGAAAGCCTATACGCTCTTCGACAAGGACGTGGAATATGTGGTGATGGATGGACAGGTGAAGATCGTTGATGAACAAACCGGTCGTATCCTCGATGGCCGTCGCTATTCCGATGGATTGCATCAGGCTATTGAAGCGAAGGAAAATGTGAAGATCGAGGCAGCTACCCAAACCTATGCTACCATTACCCTCCAGAACTACTTCAGGATGTACCACAAGCTGGGTGGTATGACCGGTACTGCGGAAACAGAAGCCGCTGAGCTTTGGGATATCTACAAATTGGATGTAGTGACCATACCTACCAATGTTCCTATTACCCGTAAGGATACACAGGACCTGGTATACAAAACCAAGAGGGAAAAGTATGCTGCTGTAATTGAAGAGATCGAGAAACTGCGCAATGCCGGAAGGCCGGTACTGGTAGGTACCACTTCGGTTGAAGTGAGCGAATTGCTGAGCAGGATGTTGCAGGTGAAAAAAATCCCACACAATGTATTGAACGCGAAACAACACGCCCGTGAAGCCCAGGTGGTTGCAGAAGCGGGTATGGCAGGTGCCGTAACCATCGCCACCAACATGGCTGGTCGTGGTACCGATATCAAACTCGGACCCGGCGTAAAAGATGCGGGTGGTCTGGCCATCATTGGTACAGAACGTCACGAAAGCCGCCGTGTTGACCGCCAGCTGCGTGGTCGCGCAGGCCGTCAGGGTGACCCTGGAACCTCACAGTTCTATGTTTCCATGGAAGATGACCTGATGCGTATGTTCGGTAGTGACCGTATTGCATCGCTCATGGATAAGATGGGCTATAAGGAAGGCGAAGTGATCCAGCACAGCATGATCACCAGGAGCATTGAAAGGGCACAGAAGAAGGTTGAAGAGAACAACTTCGGCATTCGTAAGCGCCTGCTTGAATACGACGACGTAATGAACAAGCAGCGCAATGTGGTGTACAAGAAGCGCCAGCACGCACTATTTGGGGAACGCCTTGCGCTGGACCTTGATACGGCATTTTATGTGGTGGCGGAAAGCCTGGTAACTTCTTTCCGTGAGCAGGAAGACTATGATGGATTCAAACTCTCCTGTATCGTGAACTTCGGAATAGACACTGCAATTACAGCAGATGAATTCAAGTCGGGCAATAACCAGGGCCTGGCAGAGAAACTTTACCAGGAAGCCACCATCAATTACCAGCGCAAAATGGATAACCTGCGGGCACAGGCCGTACCTGTATTCCAGAATATCAGGGAAACGCAGGGTGCCCATATTGAAAATGTGGTAGTGCCCTTTACCGATGGAAGAAAGGGCATCAATGTGCTCAGCAATATGGAGAAAACATTGCAAAGTGACGGTCGCGAATTGGTTAACGCCGTAGAAAGGACCATCACCCTTGCATTGATAGACGATTCATGGAAAGAGCACCTGAGGAGCATGGATGACCTGAAGCAGAGCGTACAGACTGCCTACCTGGAACAAAAAGACCCATTGGTCATCTATAAGGTTGAAGCCTTTGAACTGTTCCGCAAAATGGATACAGAGGTGAACCGTGAGATCGTTTCCTTCCTCTGCCATGCGGGCATCCCTATGGAACAGCAGCAACCTGCAGAGATCATCAGGGAAGGCCATGAAGAGAAAACGGACATGAGCCGTCTTCAGGCCAATAAAGAAGAGGTGGAAGCCAGGGGGGAAGATTATGCCGCGAATGAAAATGACTATTACGACCCATCAGGCCCAACCATCCAGGAGCCCATAAGGGTAGGACCAAAGATCGGCCGCAATGATCCATGTCCATGTGGAAGCGGAAAAAAATACAAGAACTGCCATGGTCAGGGACTTCAATAG
- the atpG gene encoding ATP synthase F1 subunit gamma, giving the protein MSGALKEVRNRIKSVQSTQQITKAMKMVSAAKLRRAQDAIIQMRPYANKLQEMLSNIVSNTEGELGGTLAVERPVEKVLLIVITSDRGLAGAYNANIVKAAKATIAEKYSGQFAKGNVAIWNIGKKGYEALQKANYKVDATYKDLFLDLRFESVQACAQAAVKAFQEKQFDVVEIVYSEFKNAATQRYRVERFLPIPKVTNTGNVKKSDFIFEPNKEELIAELMPKILNTQLYKAVLDANASEHGARMTAMDKASENANELLKTLKISYNRARQAAITTELTEIVSGAAALQG; this is encoded by the coding sequence ATGTCAGGAGCACTGAAAGAAGTTCGTAACCGGATCAAATCGGTTCAGAGTACGCAGCAGATCACTAAGGCAATGAAAATGGTAAGTGCGGCCAAACTGCGCCGTGCCCAGGATGCTATCATACAAATGCGTCCCTATGCCAATAAGTTGCAGGAAATGCTTTCTAACATTGTCAGCAACACAGAAGGTGAATTGGGTGGAACGCTTGCAGTGGAGCGTCCGGTTGAAAAAGTGCTGTTGATCGTGATCACCAGTGACCGTGGCCTGGCTGGTGCTTATAACGCCAATATTGTAAAGGCGGCCAAGGCTACTATTGCTGAAAAATACTCCGGCCAGTTTGCAAAGGGTAATGTTGCCATCTGGAACATTGGTAAGAAAGGATATGAAGCCCTGCAGAAGGCCAATTACAAAGTTGATGCTACCTATAAGGACCTGTTCCTTGACCTGCGTTTTGAATCTGTACAGGCTTGTGCACAGGCTGCTGTAAAGGCTTTCCAGGAAAAGCAGTTCGATGTGGTGGAGATCGTTTATAGTGAGTTCAAGAATGCCGCTACCCAGCGTTACCGCGTTGAGCGTTTCCTGCCTATTCCGAAGGTTACCAATACTGGAAATGTCAAAAAGAGTGATTTTATCTTCGAACCCAATAAGGAAGAACTGATCGCTGAACTGATGCCTAAGATCCTGAATACACAACTGTATAAGGCTGTTTTGGATGCCAATGCTTCTGAGCATGGCGCGCGTATGACTGCTATGGATAAAGCCTCTGAGAATGCGAATGAACTGTTGAAAACACTTAAGATCAGCTACAACCGTGCCCGTCAGGCCGCTATCACGACCGAGCTTACCGAGATCGTTAGTGGTGCTGCAGCGCTGCAGGGCTAA
- the scpB gene encoding SMC-Scp complex subunit ScpB has protein sequence MEIGHIIPHIEALIFASEKPLTSLEITDLVNQAFGFMEDKITLEQIESGLEGIIEKYSAEFYPFEVRFSGGGWQFLTKKDFHKTVAQLNGDKFLKRLSGAAMETLAIIAYKQPITKSEIESIRGVSADYSIQKLLEKELIVISGRNEELPGKPLVYSTSKSFMDYFGLNSPDDLPKIKEVLAEQVVEPTLIGQSVQVANGNEETITETLVAEEEEVEPANSVLLVSENGELVQEVVEEEEAPATEEEGPEPEGEEGSNDDESGQEEDGEEIN, from the coding sequence ATGGAAATCGGACATATCATTCCTCATATTGAAGCACTGATCTTTGCGAGTGAGAAGCCCCTTACTTCCCTGGAGATCACTGACCTGGTGAACCAGGCCTTTGGTTTCATGGAGGATAAGATCACCCTGGAACAGATCGAGTCTGGATTGGAGGGGATCATTGAGAAATACAGCGCCGAATTCTATCCCTTTGAAGTACGCTTCAGCGGCGGCGGCTGGCAATTCCTGACCAAGAAGGATTTCCATAAGACAGTAGCCCAGCTCAATGGTGATAAATTCCTGAAACGCCTGAGCGGTGCGGCCATGGAAACCCTGGCTATTATTGCCTACAAGCAACCCATTACCAAGTCGGAGATAGAGTCGATCAGGGGCGTAAGTGCCGATTACTCTATCCAGAAATTACTGGAGAAGGAACTGATCGTGATCAGTGGCAGGAATGAAGAACTCCCCGGTAAACCCCTGGTATATTCCACTTCAAAATCTTTCATGGACTATTTCGGATTGAATAGCCCGGATGACCTTCCAAAGATCAAGGAAGTATTGGCAGAACAAGTGGTTGAGCCTACCCTGATTGGCCAGTCTGTACAAGTTGCCAATGGAAATGAAGAAACCATTACCGAAACCCTGGTGGCTGAAGAGGAAGAAGTGGAACCAGCCAATTCGGTTTTGCTGGTCAGTGAGAATGGCGAATTGGTGCAGGAGGTTGTGGAAGAGGAAGAAGCACCTGCTACAGAAGAAGAAGGCCCGGAACCCGAAGGGGAAGAAGGTTCAAATGATGATGAATCTGGCCAGGAAGAAGACGGGGAAGAAATCAATTAA